The Saxibacter everestensis genome has a window encoding:
- a CDS encoding type II secretion system F family protein: MSALSPAGLLAICLGFGLLTGLTGFSITRSPTITACFAMFALAAPLFLVRHRARKRRSSLRELWPEAVDHLASGIRAGLSLPEALGNLAERGPEGLREDFAFSATEYRVTGNFILSIDALKFRMADPVADRIVEALRITREVGGSDLGRMLRTLSAFLREDARTRSELEARQSWTINGARLAVAAPWIVLGLISTRPEAAVAYNTKGGALLLGIGIVASFLAYRTMRRLGRLPDEPRVLR, encoded by the coding sequence GTGAGCGCGCTGTCTCCCGCGGGGCTGCTTGCAATCTGCCTCGGCTTCGGCTTGCTGACCGGTCTGACCGGATTCTCGATCACCCGCTCGCCGACGATTACCGCCTGTTTCGCCATGTTCGCCCTGGCCGCTCCGCTGTTCCTGGTTCGGCATCGGGCCAGGAAACGGCGATCGTCGCTTCGGGAGCTCTGGCCGGAGGCCGTCGACCACCTGGCCAGTGGCATCCGGGCGGGCCTGTCATTGCCGGAAGCGCTCGGCAATCTTGCCGAGCGAGGTCCCGAGGGACTGCGCGAAGACTTCGCGTTCTCCGCCACCGAATACCGGGTCACCGGAAACTTCATCCTGTCGATCGACGCACTCAAGTTCCGGATGGCGGACCCGGTCGCCGATCGAATCGTCGAAGCGTTGCGGATAACCCGGGAAGTCGGCGGAAGCGATCTGGGCCGGATGCTGAGAACACTGTCTGCGTTTCTTCGCGAGGACGCCCGGACCCGGTCCGAACTCGAGGCCAGGCAGTCCTGGACGATCAACGGTGCCCGACTGGCAGTCGCCGCGCCGTGGATCGTCCTCGGCCTGATCTCGACCCGCCCCGAGGCCGCCGTCGCCTACAACACAAAGGGCGGCGCGCTGCTGCTCGGAATCGGAATCGTGGCGTCGTTCCTGGCCTATCGGACGATGCGGCGACTGGGACGCCTGCCGGACGAGCCCCGGGTGCTGCGATGA
- a CDS encoding type II secretion system F family protein, giving the protein MNWLTPFSPVVVIGGGTLLGLSVAWTIFRLPVFHRPTLDDRLGPYLRDQPRASRLLNRPAPNLRHGLAQLVAPWPQAAGRWLERHLGATNSVRRRVERLGSGLTTEHFRAQQVLWAAAGLLAAIALAVAVSAARGFSPFLLMGLALLGVFGGIAGRDHLLTRQVEHRESLMLAEFPMIAELLALSITAGEGPVSALERVSRTCRGELSRELQKTLADARSGTPLVEALDGFGRRAEVQSISRFVDGIAVAIERGTPLAEVLRSQASDVREAGRRRLLEAGGKKEIAMLVPVVLFVLPITVVFAIFPSMAVLNLQP; this is encoded by the coding sequence ATGAACTGGCTCACTCCATTCAGCCCGGTCGTCGTCATTGGCGGCGGAACTCTGCTGGGGCTCAGCGTGGCATGGACGATCTTCCGGCTGCCGGTATTCCATCGCCCAACGCTTGACGATCGGCTCGGGCCCTATCTTCGGGACCAGCCGCGTGCCTCACGCCTGCTCAACCGGCCGGCACCCAACCTCAGGCACGGACTGGCACAGCTCGTCGCACCTTGGCCACAGGCTGCAGGGCGTTGGCTGGAGCGCCACCTGGGCGCAACGAACAGCGTCAGACGGAGGGTTGAACGGCTGGGATCCGGCCTGACCACGGAGCATTTCCGCGCACAACAGGTGCTCTGGGCGGCCGCCGGTCTGCTTGCGGCGATCGCACTGGCGGTCGCCGTCTCGGCCGCTCGTGGCTTTTCGCCGTTCCTGCTGATGGGACTCGCCCTGCTCGGCGTCTTCGGCGGCATCGCCGGCCGGGACCACCTGCTGACCCGTCAGGTGGAACATCGCGAATCGCTGATGCTCGCGGAGTTTCCGATGATCGCCGAACTGCTCGCGCTGTCGATCACAGCGGGCGAGGGACCTGTCAGCGCCCTGGAACGGGTGAGCAGGACCTGCCGCGGCGAACTGTCGCGGGAGTTGCAAAAAACACTCGCCGACGCGCGCAGCGGAACCCCGCTGGTCGAGGCGCTCGACGGATTCGGCAGGCGGGCCGAGGTGCAGAGCATTTCCCGGTTCGTGGACGGGATAGCCGTTGCAATCGAGCGCGGAACTCCTCTCGCTGAAGTGCTCCGGTCCCAGGCCTCTGACGTGCGGGAGGCCGGACGACGTCGGCTATTGGAGGCAGGCGGAAAGAAAGAGATCGCCATGCTGGTTCCGGTCGTGCTGTTCGTGCTACCGATCACCGTGGTATTCGCGATCTTCCCCTCGATGGCGGTGCTCAACCTGCAGCCATGA
- a CDS encoding TadE family protein, translating into MARRADTGSAVADFALISGLLVLVFLGVIQLALILHVRNTVIDCAAEGARFAALGDQSATDGATRTKELISSSLSPKYARDVRAREITVDGVRLIEVSVSAPFPAVGLLGPGGALQLSGHSIAELP; encoded by the coding sequence ATGGCTAGACGCGCCGACACCGGATCGGCGGTGGCCGATTTCGCCCTTATCTCAGGCCTGCTCGTTCTGGTGTTCCTCGGCGTCATTCAGCTCGCCCTGATTCTGCACGTTCGCAACACGGTGATCGACTGCGCAGCCGAAGGCGCCCGCTTTGCCGCGCTCGGCGATCAGTCAGCAACAGACGGAGCGACTCGGACGAAGGAACTGATCAGCAGTTCGCTGTCGCCGAAGTACGCGCGCGACGTTCGGGCGCGCGAAATCACCGTTGACGGAGTACGGCTGATTGAGGTGTCTGTCTCGGCACCGTTCCCGGCCGTGGGCCTGCTGGGTCCTGGCGGTGCTTTGCAACTCAGCGGACATTCGATAGCAGAACTGCCATGA
- a CDS encoding Tad domain-containing protein encodes MANRCRGADDGQILPLAIGFCAIGLSIIFVVIAISSVYLERKRLQSVADSAVLAAADSFVPELGPEPSIRLTDDSVRHGARRYLERTDAETRFEALRLVRPTGSTDGVSAEVSLRARARPAILSVFVPDGIQISVTSRARGSLRDG; translated from the coding sequence ATGGCTAATCGTTGCCGGGGTGCGGATGACGGACAGATTCTGCCGCTCGCGATTGGGTTCTGCGCCATCGGACTGAGCATCATCTTCGTGGTCATCGCCATCTCCAGCGTCTATCTCGAACGGAAGCGGCTGCAGTCGGTAGCTGATTCCGCCGTTCTTGCCGCTGCGGATTCATTCGTTCCGGAACTAGGGCCCGAGCCATCGATCCGGCTGACCGACGACAGCGTCAGACACGGCGCCCGCCGCTATCTCGAGCGCACCGACGCCGAGACACGGTTTGAAGCTCTCCGCCTGGTTAGGCCCACCGGAAGCACTGACGGAGTGTCCGCGGAGGTAAGCCTGCGGGCGCGAGCGCGACCGGCGATACTGTCCGTGTTCGTTCCCGACGGCATCCAGATCTCGGTGACCTCCCGTGCCCGCGGCAGCCTGCGAGACGGCTAG
- a CDS encoding FtsK/SpoIIIE domain-containing protein, translating into MRWIRISVSDRTTSQSRHDLAISAEPQETAGVVLERIRSFLQLPQDTVFFCSADATKAGAAINETTGWCSLISAGVIADGDTITAEARSTGSGAVAGVGRTRLGATLAGPASPNDLAVAQRIELAVTGGPNAGARFPLAGGRLTIGRATSNDIVLDDGTVSRCHAVVEQTPTRLFIATARRDVPLLVDGCPLRFGARQVLSLGSTLRIGTSLLSPRLASPPNHGGSASISVPPMPPMPQDALPLPEETLPENHMPQEAPPDSHIAEVARPPDGESTPPSLSAPEPPDQPRPRSLTLATLIAPLVVAAVLVAATGSWLFLLMCAVSPILALAGFLSDRRSGKRRGKAHERRYREECQAFSRYLVQVLRHERSDLESRFPDLATLCAGLAAGAVPTQNCGLTAPEPQFRLGLATVPSRVEIDGAVPDFPGSPPQDTKPDSGKYRPGGTRWRPAICSAPVGVTLRSTLLIVADNQTRVGLASSLIVQLSAVGAWLVIAAPDPGNWEWARWLPRCAREDSVGAAVAVARTLDDPGRRVVMFIESEGESQGVLSAASAWQEEHPERRHIVVLAPRQPEPILSADRLTYRSNGGAELEYRSVPNQQGMSDRQNRAVVGLNSALSCLRDVSGISLDLLRSDVAETAARSLGRTGAGADHAGDDRTGSASLSTLLRCDRLSLTRRWNTTPYSTRVPLGLGETGPVCIDLARDGPHAVIAGTTGSGKSEFLQSLIFALAAVNRPDELQFVLIDYKGGSAFSECSRLPHAVGTVTDLDPQLAGRALRSLRAELKRRERLFAEFGAADLDGYRRLRQPDSPRVARLVVVIDEFRVLADELPDLISGLVRLAAVGRSLGVHLIVATQRPAGAVNADMKANMNLRIALRVRDAADSADLLDAPDAARIRVDQPGRGFIRSGNGPLIEFHAARAFGADDAAVPDDSPSVRLMSTADFGLGWAAFLKRAAATSAQAPVDPTDFAGAAEEIPRQAGPWLAPLPARVSTDDLPADAQDGRSNGLAIGLADCPELAAQPPLHWDLPHDGHLIVAGTSRTGRTSCVRTVLSRLGRPNAPETHVYILDATHDLRAAEALPFVGAIVTLDDDTRLARLLQRLSEEVSDRRRLFNAHQVTTIDEFQRAADASLPYLLLIIDGWEALSAKLEQLDGGRPVDVLIHLVRDGIAAGVRVLVTGGRSLLTSRLASLIPARLLLRLADRADLLLMGVPSAHIPAAMPPGRALLLGPLGGFDLADPLEVQLAIDDGAYSAAPPRSAKPGMRQPFRVRPLPDRILLRALLPATPAEEASSGIDPTPIVLGVGGDDLACARWDPGRRPGTLLIAGPRGSGRSNALAVIAEQAVAQRRTILCLAYAEGALQEFAETAGLSLGDGPVVAAAQAIATAAPGTLYLVDDLETVPREIETALLDRLVTGSTSLKPARDCIVCAGVSSLLGGGYSGLVPAMRAGRSGILLNPSGYADGEVLGLRVGTPGAQLPGRGLLALGRTPQPIQLALWEP; encoded by the coding sequence GTGCGCTGGATACGTATCAGCGTTAGTGACCGGACGACGAGCCAGAGCCGGCACGATCTCGCCATATCGGCCGAGCCGCAAGAAACTGCCGGCGTTGTTCTGGAACGGATTCGGTCCTTTCTTCAACTACCTCAAGACACGGTGTTCTTCTGCTCCGCCGATGCAACGAAAGCGGGCGCGGCGATCAACGAGACCACCGGTTGGTGTTCGCTGATCAGCGCAGGTGTTATTGCCGATGGCGACACCATCACTGCGGAAGCCCGATCGACTGGGTCCGGGGCGGTAGCAGGCGTCGGCCGAACACGGCTCGGGGCCACTTTGGCGGGCCCGGCCTCACCCAACGACCTGGCTGTTGCCCAGCGAATAGAACTCGCGGTGACCGGCGGGCCCAACGCCGGTGCCCGTTTTCCCTTGGCCGGGGGTCGTTTGACCATCGGACGTGCCACCAGCAACGACATCGTGCTCGACGACGGCACCGTCTCTCGATGCCATGCCGTCGTCGAGCAAACCCCCACCCGTTTGTTCATCGCCACGGCGCGGCGGGACGTGCCGTTGTTGGTCGATGGCTGTCCCTTGCGGTTCGGCGCCAGGCAGGTCCTGTCACTGGGCTCCACCCTGCGGATTGGCACCTCGCTGCTCAGCCCTCGGCTGGCCTCGCCCCCGAACCACGGTGGCTCAGCATCGATTTCAGTGCCGCCCATGCCGCCCATGCCGCAGGATGCCCTGCCGTTGCCCGAGGAGACACTGCCCGAGAACCACATGCCGCAGGAGGCACCGCCCGATAGCCACATAGCCGAGGTTGCCCGGCCGCCAGATGGCGAATCCACACCGCCGTCCCTTTCGGCCCCGGAACCACCGGATCAGCCGCGCCCCCGAAGCCTGACGCTTGCGACCCTCATCGCTCCGCTAGTCGTCGCGGCTGTTCTGGTGGCGGCTACCGGGTCATGGCTCTTCCTGCTGATGTGCGCGGTTTCGCCCATTCTCGCCCTCGCTGGCTTTCTGTCCGATCGACGGTCAGGAAAGCGGCGCGGCAAGGCACACGAACGGCGCTACCGAGAGGAGTGTCAGGCCTTCAGCCGATACCTGGTGCAGGTCCTCCGGCACGAACGATCCGACCTGGAGTCCCGGTTCCCTGACCTGGCCACCCTTTGCGCGGGCCTGGCCGCCGGTGCTGTTCCCACTCAGAATTGCGGCTTGACGGCGCCGGAGCCGCAATTCCGTTTGGGTTTGGCGACAGTTCCGTCCCGGGTCGAGATCGACGGCGCAGTGCCCGATTTTCCCGGGTCGCCACCCCAGGATACGAAGCCAGATTCCGGCAAGTACCGGCCCGGGGGCACTCGATGGCGTCCTGCGATTTGCTCGGCGCCGGTCGGCGTCACGCTCCGCTCGACGCTGCTTATCGTCGCCGATAACCAGACCCGCGTCGGATTGGCCAGTTCCCTGATCGTCCAACTCAGCGCGGTCGGCGCGTGGCTCGTGATCGCCGCACCGGATCCGGGCAACTGGGAGTGGGCGAGATGGCTGCCCCGTTGTGCGCGGGAAGATTCGGTCGGTGCGGCCGTGGCCGTGGCTCGTACGCTGGATGATCCTGGCCGTCGTGTCGTTATGTTTATCGAAAGTGAAGGCGAGAGTCAGGGCGTACTGTCCGCTGCATCGGCATGGCAGGAAGAACATCCGGAGCGGCGGCACATCGTGGTGCTGGCGCCCAGACAGCCGGAGCCGATCCTGTCTGCCGACCGCCTGACCTACCGGAGCAATGGCGGGGCGGAACTCGAGTACCGCAGCGTGCCTAACCAGCAGGGCATGTCCGACCGGCAGAACCGAGCGGTTGTCGGCCTGAACAGCGCCCTCTCGTGCCTCCGGGATGTCAGCGGCATCAGCCTCGACCTGCTACGATCAGATGTCGCGGAAACGGCTGCCCGGTCGCTGGGCCGAACCGGCGCTGGCGCCGATCACGCTGGCGATGACCGGACGGGATCGGCGTCGCTGTCCACGCTGCTCCGCTGTGATCGGCTCAGTCTGACCCGGCGTTGGAACACAACGCCGTATTCCACCCGGGTGCCACTCGGTCTGGGTGAGACGGGACCCGTCTGCATCGATCTGGCCAGGGATGGTCCGCATGCAGTCATCGCGGGCACGACAGGCTCGGGCAAGTCGGAGTTCCTGCAAAGCCTAATCTTCGCCCTGGCCGCCGTGAACCGTCCCGACGAACTCCAATTCGTGCTTATCGACTATAAGGGTGGCTCAGCCTTCAGCGAGTGCAGTCGGCTTCCGCACGCTGTCGGCACAGTCACGGACTTGGATCCGCAGCTGGCCGGGCGGGCGCTACGCTCGCTGCGGGCCGAGCTGAAACGGCGTGAACGGCTGTTCGCCGAGTTCGGTGCTGCCGACCTTGACGGTTACCGAAGGCTAAGGCAGCCCGATAGCCCGCGGGTTGCCCGGCTGGTTGTGGTGATCGACGAGTTCAGGGTGCTGGCCGATGAATTGCCCGATTTGATCTCCGGGCTGGTCCGGCTGGCTGCCGTGGGCCGGTCGCTCGGCGTACATCTTATTGTGGCGACCCAGCGTCCTGCTGGGGCGGTCAACGCCGATATGAAAGCCAACATGAATCTTCGGATTGCCCTTCGGGTTCGGGATGCAGCCGACTCGGCCGACCTGCTTGACGCACCCGATGCCGCCCGGATTCGGGTTGACCAGCCTGGCCGTGGCTTCATCCGGAGTGGAAATGGTCCGCTGATCGAGTTCCATGCTGCCCGAGCCTTTGGCGCAGACGACGCTGCTGTCCCCGACGATTCACCATCCGTCCGGCTGATGTCGACGGCCGATTTCGGGCTGGGCTGGGCTGCGTTTCTGAAACGCGCCGCAGCCACGTCTGCCCAGGCTCCGGTGGATCCGACTGATTTTGCCGGGGCAGCGGAAGAAATCCCGCGGCAGGCCGGTCCCTGGCTCGCGCCGCTGCCCGCTCGGGTTTCCACTGACGATCTGCCCGCCGATGCTCAGGATGGCAGATCGAACGGGCTTGCTATCGGATTGGCCGACTGCCCGGAGCTGGCAGCGCAGCCGCCCCTGCACTGGGATCTGCCACACGACGGACACCTGATCGTTGCCGGAACCTCACGTACCGGCCGCACGTCCTGCGTCCGCACGGTGCTCTCCCGGCTCGGCCGGCCGAACGCACCTGAAACCCACGTCTACATTCTCGACGCCACGCACGACCTCCGGGCGGCGGAGGCGCTGCCCTTCGTCGGCGCAATCGTCACTCTGGACGATGACACCAGGCTGGCCAGGTTGCTCCAGCGACTCTCGGAGGAGGTCAGCGACCGACGACGGCTATTCAACGCGCACCAAGTCACCACGATTGACGAGTTCCAGCGGGCGGCTGATGCCTCGCTGCCATATCTTCTGCTCATCATCGATGGATGGGAAGCCTTGTCGGCGAAACTTGAGCAGCTGGACGGCGGGCGGCCGGTCGACGTGCTGATTCACCTGGTCCGGGACGGCATTGCGGCCGGCGTCCGCGTGCTGGTCACCGGAGGACGATCGCTGCTCACCTCTCGCCTGGCCTCGCTGATCCCTGCCCGGCTGCTGCTCCGGCTGGCTGACCGGGCTGATCTGTTGCTGATGGGCGTCCCCTCCGCGCACATTCCGGCAGCAATGCCACCGGGCCGAGCTTTGCTGCTTGGCCCACTGGGAGGTTTCGACCTGGCCGATCCGCTGGAAGTGCAGTTGGCCATCGACGACGGGGCCTATTCGGCGGCGCCACCTAGGTCCGCGAAGCCGGGGATGCGGCAACCGTTCAGGGTTCGGCCGCTCCCGGACCGGATCCTGCTACGAGCCCTGCTGCCGGCTACGCCGGCGGAGGAAGCGTCATCCGGAATCGACCCCACGCCGATCGTCCTCGGTGTTGGCGGGGACGATCTGGCGTGCGCTCGCTGGGATCCGGGCCGCAGGCCGGGCACTCTGCTGATCGCGGGGCCCCGCGGCTCGGGAAGATCGAATGCGCTGGCGGTGATCGCCGAACAGGCCGTGGCCCAGCGGCGGACGATACTGTGTCTGGCTTATGCCGAAGGAGCGCTGCAGGAGTTCGCCGAGACGGCCGGTCTGAGCCTCGGCGATGGTCCTGTCGTAGCAGCGGCCCAGGCAATTGCCACTGCCGCGCCGGGCACCCTGTATCTGGTGGACGACCTGGAGACCGTGCCGCGGGAGATCGAGACCGCGCTGCTCGATCGCCTGGTCACAGGGAGCACATCGTTGAAACCCGCGCGGGATTGCATCGTATGCGCGGGCGTGAGCTCACTTCTCGGCGGCGGCTATAGCGGGCTCGTGCCCGCCATGCGCGCAGGACGAAGTGGGATCCTGCTGAACCCGTCCGGCTATGCCGACGGCGAGGTGCTGGGGCTCAGAGTCGGGACGCCGGGCGCGCAGCTTCCCGGCCGCGGCCTGCTGGCGCTCGGCCGGACTCCGCAGCCAATCCAGTTAGCGCTGTGGGAGCCCTGA